The genomic stretch CTTCCTGACCGCGCCGTCGCCGTGCCCTTATCTCGACGGCCAGTTCGAGCGCAAGGTGTTCACGCATCTGGTCGGCGACAAGGCGTCGGAGATGAACGACCTGTTGACGCAAGGCGGCTTCAGGCGCTCGCAGAACATCGCCTACAGGCCGGCCTGCGAGACCTGCCGCGCCTGTGTCTCGGTGCGCATCCTCGCCCAGGAATTCACCGCCAGCCGCAACATGAAGCGCGTGCTGCAGCATAATTCCGACCTCGTCGGCGCCATGCACAATGCCGAGCCCTCGACCGAACAATATTCGCTGTTCCGCGGCTATCTCGATGCCCGCCACCGCCGCGGCGGCATGTCCGACATGACGGTGCTCGACTACGCCATGATGGTCGAGGATACCCATGTCGACACCAAGGTGATCGAATACCGGCGGCGTGGACCCGACACCTTCATCACCGGCAAGGGTCAGGGCGAGCTGATCGCGGTGGCGCTGACCGACAAGATGGCCGACGGCCTGTCGATGGTCTATTCCTACTTCAATCCCGAATTCGAGGAGCGTTCGCTCGGCACGTTCATGATCCTCGACCACATCGCCCGCGCCAGGGCGATGGGACTGCCCCATGTCTACCTCGGCTACTGGGTCAACGGCTCGCGCAAGATGAATTATAAGATGCGCTTCATGCCGCAGGAGCATCTCGGCCCCAAGGGCTGGGAGCGCTACACCAACGAAGCGGTTTCACGCTGAGTTTTTCCACGATCCGCGCTTAAACTGTTTCAAGGCAGGAGATGCTGGTCTTTCAGCCGGTTGGCTGGAGAAAGTGCGCCATTGCACCGGCCGGCCGCCAGCCTGCATTTCATTGCGAAAGTTCCTGCATGTCCTCTCACCTTGATCACCAGAAGGGTCTCTTGATAACCGCCCTCGGCGGACTGACGCTGACTGTCGACATACCGTTGATCCGCCTGGCCGACGGTGGCGCATGGACGATCATGCTGCTGCGCACCGGCACCACCTTCGTCGCGGGCATGGTCATCTGGTCGGTCTGGCGTGCGTTGAGCCGAAACGCCCCACCACTCGTCCCCGGCTGGTCCGGCCTGATCGTGGCGATCTGCTATGGGCTGACCGGGATCACCTTCGTCACCGCCGTCTATCACACCTCGACCGCCGATCTGGTGTTCATCCTGGCCTTCAACACCGTATTCGCGGGCCTGCTGTCCTGGCTATTCCTGAGGGAAAGGCCGCAGTTGGTGACGATCATCGCAATGTCGATCATGATCCTCGGCGTGCTGGTCATCGTCGGCGGCTCGGTCGGCACCGGCAAGCTGTTCGGCGATCTCATGGCGCTTTGCTCGGCATTCTTTATCGCGGTGGCCATCACCATCTCGCGCGCCAGCGGCAAGGACATGGGTTTCACCTCGCTGGTCGGCGTCCTTCTGCCGATGGCCCTGGCCGCCTTCATGGTGTCAGGCGAAGGCTTCCACGTGAACGCACCCTGGTGGATCATCTTCAACGGCGCCGTCATCATGCCGATCTCGTTCTTCTGCCTTGCCGCGGGGCCGAAATACATTTCGGGGCCGGAAGTGGCGATGTTCTACCTGCTCGAAACCGTGCTGGCGCCGGTCTGGGTGTGGATGATCTTTGCCGAGGCACCGACCCGCAACAGCCTGATCGGTGGCGCGATCCTGATCGTCACGCTGGTCGCCCACTCGCTCTGGCAGTTGCATGACGGGCGCAAGCGCCGACCCGAACTCGCGGTGCATCATCCGGTCTAAGGCGTATCGATATTCAGGTGATGCCGGCCTGCAAATGGCAGCTTCCTGCGCTTCCGGTGCTCACGTACGAAAAGTACGCTCCGCTCCGGTTCTCGGAAACCACCATTTTCGGCTCGGCCTGACCTGAATCTCAACACGCCTAGCACAAGTTGCGTTTCGGAATCAGGCGCTGGCTTTTTTCGTCGAACTGGGTTCCGGCAGGATCTCAATCTGCGGACCAGCTTCAATTTCGACCGCCGAGCCGGCGGCCGTCTCGTCGACCAGTTCCACCTCGCGCAGCCACTCGCGCCATATGGCGACCAGCAACGCCATCAGCACCGGGCCGATGAACAGCCCGAGAAACCCCATGGTCTTGACGCCGCCGATCAGGCCGAAAAAGGTCGGCAGGAACGGCAGTTTTATCGGCCCGCCGACGAGCTTCGGGCGCAGTGTCTTGTCGACGATGAACAGTTCGACCGCACCCCACAGGAACAGCGCCAGACCGGTCATGGGCGAGCCGCTGGCCGCGAGGTAAATCGAGACAAGGGTGAAGGACAGGGGTGCGCCGCCGGGGATGAGCGCCATGACGCCGGTCAGGGCACCAAGCGTCACCGGCGACGGCACGCCGGCCAGCCAGTAGGCGATGCCCAGCACCAAACCCTCGCCGATGGCGATTACGGTCATGCCGGTCACCGTCGACGAAATGGTCGCCGGCACGACACGCGAAATCCGCTCCCATCTCGTCGGCAAGATGCGCTCGCCGAGGCGGTCGACCTGGCCGGCAAAATGCTCGCCGTCGCGATAGGCGAAGAACAGGGCGATCATCATGAACAGCAGCGTCAGGAGCAGCCCAAAGGCACTGCCGCCGGCGGCCAGGGCGCCGCGATAAATGCTGCCTATGTTGGCGCCGCTGATCAACTGGATCAGTTCACCAATGCCGCCAGGATGCCCAAAATTGGTCGTCCATTGCTCATTCAGCCAGTCGCCTATGACAGGCATGGTGGCGATCCAGTGCGGCGTCACGGCCCCATGCCGATTGGTCTCGATCGCCCAGCCAACCCACTCGCGCACCTCGTTGATGGCGTAGGTGCCGGCCAGCGCGATCGGTATCACCAGGAAGGCAAGGATGAACAGGATGGCCAAGGTGGCGGCAATGGTGCGGTTGCCACCGACGCCAGCCAACAGCCGCTGGTAAAGCGGCCAGCTGGCGAAAGCGATGACGAGCGCGGCCAGCACCGGGAACAGGAAGCCGTGGAAGAAATAGACGCCGGCGGCGACGATCAGCACCAGCAGCCAGCGTGCCGCCGAAATCGGCGGAATGACAGCTGAACTCAGTGGCGTCGACAGGCCGAACAGGCGCTGGTGGCGCTCCGGTTTCTGGATTTTGGATTCCTTCAAACGCCCGTGTCTCCCAAACGCCCTTCGCCGTTATGCACTGATATAGTGCAGCAATCGTGACGATACTCCAAACGGTTGGATATCTCCCCCCTCGAGGGGGTGAGCAGCCGGTTCGCCGAAGCCGAATTCATCGTGCCGGTGGCACGATGAAAGGCCGGCGAACGCCGGGACGCTGCAAAGCAGCGGGGACCCGGCAGGGCTCTCTCAGTTGACGCCTTGCCCTCGGCTATGGCCTCGGGCGTTCGAGTCCTTTGAAAGGTCCACTGGACCTTTCAATTTGCCTTCGGCAAACCGGACTCTCACCCCCTCGAGGGGGAGATCAGCCGCTATCCAAACTTCCCCGTTCTCGGGAAACCCTTTGGCACCATACGCCCGGCCGATGCCCGGGCGCCGATCCATTCGGCGAGTTCCTCGCGCGATCTCGTGAAGGTGCGGTCGGCCGAATCCTGCCAGGACAGGCCTGTCTCCAAGGTGAAAGGCTTGAGATCGAGCAGGCCGCCATCCTTGTATTTCTGCAGCCGAACGCCCTTGCCGCGGCCCATCTCCGGGATTTCGGAGAGCGCGAACACGAGCATTTTCCGATTCTCGCCGACGATGGCCAGGTGATCGCCACTGACCGGGATGCAGCGCTTGGCCTCGTCCGGCGCCTTGACGTTCATCACCTGCTTGCCCTTGCGGGTGTTGGCGACCACTTCCTCCTCCGGCACGATGAAGCCATTGGCGTCATATGAGGCCAACAGCAGCTTGCGCTTTGGATCGTGAACGAAGGCGGTGACTATGTCCTGGTCATTGTCCATGTCGACGATGATGCGGATCGGCTCGCCATGGCCACGCCCACCCGGCAGCCGGTCGGCGCCAATGGTGTAGAACTTGCCTCCGGTGGTGAAGACCAGCACCTTGTCGGTGGTCTGTGCATGGAAGGCGAGCTTCAGGCTGTCGCCTTCCTTGAAGGTCAGCGTCGAGAGATCGGCCAGATGCCCCTTCATCGCCCGCAGCCAGCCTTTTTCCGAAACCACGACTGTCACCGGCTCGCGCTCGATCATGGCGTGGGCGATATCGGTCAGGTCATGCTCGGGCGCATCGGCGAACTGGGTACGGCGCTTGCCGAGCTCGGTCTCGGGGCCGAACTTGTCGCGGATGCTGGTGACTTCCCACTTGATCGTCGCCCACTGCTTGGCATCGGATGCCAGCAGCGCCTCGATCTGCTTCTTCTCGGTGGTGAGGCCGTCGAATTCCTTGCGGATCTCGAATTCTTCCAGCTTGCGCAGAGCGCGCAGGCGCATGTTGAGGATGGCTTCGGCCTGGGTGTCGGTGAGCGACCAGCGGGCCATCATCACCTGCTTGGGCTCGTCCTCCTCGCGGATGATCTTGATCACCTCGTCGATGTTGAGATAGGCGATCAGGTAGCCGGCAAGGATCTCCAGCCGTCTTTCGATCTCGCCCAGGCGATGCTTCGAGCGGCGGATCAGCACGTCGCGGCGATGGTCGAGCCATTCCTGCAGCACGCCCTTCAGTGACAGAACGTTGGGCACCTTGCCGCGCGACAGCACATTCATGTTGAGCGGGAAACGGCTTTCAAGCTCGGTCAGCTTGAACAGCGATTCCATCAGGATGCCGGGATCGACAGAACGGCTCTTCGGCACCAGCACGACGCGGATATCCTCGGCACTTTCGTCCCTGATGTCCTCGAGCAGCGGCAGTTTGCGCGCGATCAACAGCTCGGCAATCTTCTCGATCAGCCGCGCCTTCTGCACGCCATAGGGGATCTCGGTGACTACAATGCTCCAGGTGCCCCTGCCCTGGTCCTCCTGGATCCATTTCGAGCGCACGCGAAAACCGCCGCGACCCGTCTCGTAGGCTTCGAGGATGGAGGCGCGGCTGTCGACGATGATGCCGCCGGTCGGAAAATCCGGACCCTGGACGAAATCCATCAGCTTGGCCACGGGCGCGTCCCGGTGTTCGATCAGGTGCAGTGCCGCGTCGCAGAGCTCGGCCGCGTTGTGCGGCGGGATCGATGTCGCCATACCGACCGCGATACCGGACGAGCCGTTGGCAAGCAGGTTCGGGAAAGCGCCGGGGAGCACCACCGGCTCCTCGTCCTCTTCATTGTAGGTCGGCCGGTAGTCGACGGCATCCTCGGTGATACCGGCGAGCAGTTCGGTTGCCACGTCGGTCATGCGCGCTTCGGTGTAGCGCATGGCGGCGGCGTTATCGCCATCGATGTTGCCGAAATTGCCCTGCCCGTCGACCAGGGGATAGCGCATCGAGAAATCCTGCGCCAACCGCACCAGCGCATCGTAGATCGACTGGTCGCCATGCGGGTGGAACTTGCCCATCACCTCGCCGACGATACGGGCGCACTTGGCGAAGCCCTGGTCGGGGTTGAGGCGCAGCAGGCGCATGGCATGCATGATGCGGCGGTGGACCGGCTTCAGTCCGTCGCGAACGTCGGGCAGCGCCCGGTGCATGATGGTCGACAGCGCATAGGCAAGATAGCGCTCTTCCAGCGCCTTCTTCAGATCGACCGGTTCGATGTGATCGCCACCGCCATCTTGAGGCGGCAAAACCCTTTTTACCATGGGCTGGGACTAGCCGAGCGGGTGATTCGCGGCAAGAGGCGCACACAGGACAAGTCGATTTACGCCTATTCTGCAACAGGAAACAGCAAGGCCGAGCTTGCCGGCCAACATCAATCTGTTACATGCCACCTCTATTGCGAAACACGATAACGCTCGACGGCCCGGCCTTCATGCCAAATTCACTGCATTCTCCAATAGTGTGCGGATCGGGTTTGCCTTTCACTGCGATTTTTGACCATTGTGCCGGGACCTGCCTTTTTCCCGTCCAGTTCGTCACGGAATGGTGATGGCGCGAAGAATTGAAAAACAATTTCAGGACACTCTCAGGGACCTTGCGATGACAATCAAACGCTCAACTCTCCGGAAATTCGCTCTTTCGACCTTCTTGTTCACATTGCCGCTGAATGCGGCCCTTGCCCAGGACGCGGCGGTTGCCGACCGTCTGAAGGCTGCGCTGGCTGCCCAGGGCGTCGACATCTCCTGGACCGGTGTGACCGGCGACAACACCAGCATGGTGCTGCAGGGCGTTGCCATCAAGCCGGCGGCGGAAAAGGAAGCCCTCACCATCGGCGACGTCAAGCTCGAGAACGTCACCGCGGCCAATGGCGGTTTTGAGATCGGCACCGTCTCGACCTCGGCCTTCGAACACAGCAAGGACGGCGTCACCCTCGATCTCAGCCCCTTCGTCATCCACGACATGACGGTTCCGGCCGATGGCTCTACCGGCCCGCTCGGCGCTCTGATGATCTACAAATCCGCTGAACTTTCGAACATGACGGTCAAGGTCGCCGACAAGACCGCCTTCTCGATGGACGGGCTTGCCATCAAGATCACACCGCCCGCGGATGGCAAGGCGATGGAGTTCACCGGCACCACCGAAAAATTCAATGCCGACCTGACGCTGGTCGACGATCCCAAGTCCAAGGAAGTCATCGACGCGCTCGGCTACCAGAACATCGCGGGCAATTTCGAGATAGCCGGCACCTGGCAGCCGACGGATGGCAAGATGGAGCTGTCGAAATACGACATCTCGGTCGAGAACGCCGGCACGCTCGGCATGACCTTCGACCTCGGCGGCTACACGATGGACTTCGTCAAGTCGCTGCAGGACATGCAGAAGAAGATGGCCGCGCAGCCGCAAGGCGCCGACAATTCGGCGCAAGGCATGGCCATGCTCGGCTTGTTGCAGCAGCTTTCCTTCAACAGCGCCTCAATCCGCTTCGACGACGATTCGCTGACCGGCAAGGTGCTGGACTATGTCGGCAAGCAGCAAGGCATGTCGGCCAAGGACATCGCCAACCAGGCCAAGGCGATCGTGCCCTTCGGCATGGCGCAGCTCAACAATCCGGAACTGACGGCTCAGGTGACGGCGGCGGTCAGCAAATACCTCGACGATCCGAAGAGCATCGAAATCTCGGCCGAGCCGCCGGCAGCAGTACCGTTCGCGTTGATCATGGCAGGCGCCATGTCCAACCCACTCGACCTGCCGAAGACGCTCGGCGTCAGCGTCAAGGCAAACGAGGACTGATCGAAGCGGCCTCAAGATACGAAAATAGCCCGGCAGCGATGCCGGGCTATTTTTTTGGATTGTGGAACCGAAAGAATCGGCTCTGGCGGGTTTTTAAAGTACCGCCCGAAGCTCGCGATCAAGCGTCCTTCTTGGTCGGTGCAACGCGTAGCGCCAGTTCGCGAAGCTGTTGCGGGCTCGCTTCCGACGGCGCGTTCATCAACAGGTCGTAGGCCTGCTGGTTCATCGGGAACATGGTGATCTCGCGCAGGTTCTTGGCGCCGACCAGCAGCATGACAACGCGGTCGACGCCGGCTGCCATGCCGCCATGCGGCGGCGCGCCATACTGGAAGGCGCGGTAGAGGCCGCCAAAGCGCTCCTCGACCGTGGCGCGGTCCAGCCCGACCGTTTCGAACGCCTTGACCATGGTTTCGGGCAGATGGTTGCGGATACCGCCCGAGGCGATCTCGAAACCGTTGCAGACCATATCGTACTGGAACGCCTTGATGCCGAGCAGATCCTCGCCGTTCAGCGCATCGATGCCGCCTTGCGGCATCGAGAACGGGTTGTGGGCGAAGTCGATCTTCTTCTCCTCCTCGTTCCATTCGAAGAACGGGAAGTCGACGATCCAGCACAGCTCGAAGCGCTCGCGGTCGATAAGGTTCAATTCCTCGCCAGCGCGGGTGCGCGCGGCACCGGCAAAGGAAACGAACTTCTTCGGATCACCGGCAACGAAGAAGGCGGCGTCGCCATCGGCAAGACCGAGCTGCTGGCGGATCGCCTCGGTGCGCTCTTCGCCGATGTTCTTGGCGAGCGGGCCGGCGCCTTCGAGCTTGTCGCCCTCCTTGCGCCAGAAGATGTAGCCCAGTCCCGGCTGGCCCTCACCTTGCGCCCATGAATTCATGCGGTCGCAGAAGGCACGGCTGCCGCCGGTCTTGGCCGGAATGCCCCACACCTCGGCCTTCGGGTCGTTGGCCAGGATGTTGGCGAAGACCTTGAAGCCGGAATCGCGAAAATGATCGGAGACGGGCTGCATCTCGATCGGGTTGCGCAGATCCGGCTTGTCGGAACCGTATTTGCGCATGGCGACATCATAGGGAATGCGCTGGAATTTCTGCGTCACCGGCTTGCCGTTGGCGAAGGCCTCGAACACGCCCCGCATCACCGGTTCCATGGTCGACAGCACATCGTCCTGCTCGACGAAGCTCATTTCCAGGTCGAGCTGGTAGAATTCGCCGGGCAGACGGTCGGCGCGCGGGTCTTCGTCGCGGAAGCAGGGCGCGATCTGGAAATAGCGGTCGAAGCCCGACACCATGATCAGCTGCTTGTACTGCTGCGGAGCCTGCGGCAGCGCGTAGAAGGTGCCGGGATGGATGCGCGACGGCACCAGGAAGTCGCGCGCGCCTTCCGGCGACGAAGCCGTCAGGATCGGCGTCGAGAATTCAGTGAAGCCGACCTCGCCCATGCGCCTTCGCATTTCGGCGATGATTTTTGTCCGAGCAATAATGTTCTTGTGCAGCGTCTCTCGGCGCAGGTCGAGGAAACGGTATTTCAGCCGGATATCTTCGGGATAGTCCGGCTCTCCGAACACCGGCAACGGCAACTCCTTGGCCGCCGACAGCACCTCGATCTCGCGGGCGAATATCTCGATCTCACCGGTCGGCAAATTGGCGTTCGTGGTCTCGGGCAAGCGCGCCTTGACCTCGCCGTCGACACGGATGACCCACTCGCCGCGCACGGTCTCGGCAACCTTGAAGGCCGGAGAATCCGGATCGGCAACGATTTGGGTCAGGCCATAATTGTCGCGCAGATCAATGAACAGCAGGCCGCCATGGTCGCGCACGCGATGCACCCAGCCCGAGAGGCGAACGGAAGAGCCGACATCGCTCTTTCTCAACTGGGCACAGGTATGGCTGCGGTAACGGTGCATGGTCATTGCTAAAGTCCGGGGTGCTGGGTTGCGGCCGAAGCATCAAAGCCCGGCCCAAAATTTGCGCGAAAAGCGCATGGGAGGCCGGATTTGTCAAGGCAAGCGGACTATCCCAACGCCCAACATGCCACTGAGCGTTCAGGCGAAGTGGATTTCGGCGCCCTGGCGTTCGAAATCGGCAAGGATCGCGGCCGGCGCGGTCTTTTCGACCACCAGATGGCGGATCGCTTCGGCCCCGGCGACGCGATAGGGTGCCGCGGTGGCGAGCTTGTCGTTGGTTACGGCGATGACGATACCGGTGCTGTTCCTGGCC from Mesorhizobium sp. NZP2077 encodes the following:
- the parC gene encoding DNA topoisomerase IV subunit A is translated as MVKRVLPPQDGGGDHIEPVDLKKALEERYLAYALSTIMHRALPDVRDGLKPVHRRIMHAMRLLRLNPDQGFAKCARIVGEVMGKFHPHGDQSIYDALVRLAQDFSMRYPLVDGQGNFGNIDGDNAAAMRYTEARMTDVATELLAGITEDAVDYRPTYNEEDEEPVVLPGAFPNLLANGSSGIAVGMATSIPPHNAAELCDAALHLIEHRDAPVAKLMDFVQGPDFPTGGIIVDSRASILEAYETGRGGFRVRSKWIQEDQGRGTWSIVVTEIPYGVQKARLIEKIAELLIARKLPLLEDIRDESAEDIRVVLVPKSRSVDPGILMESLFKLTELESRFPLNMNVLSRGKVPNVLSLKGVLQEWLDHRRDVLIRRSKHRLGEIERRLEILAGYLIAYLNIDEVIKIIREEDEPKQVMMARWSLTDTQAEAILNMRLRALRKLEEFEIRKEFDGLTTEKKQIEALLASDAKQWATIKWEVTSIRDKFGPETELGKRRTQFADAPEHDLTDIAHAMIEREPVTVVVSEKGWLRAMKGHLADLSTLTFKEGDSLKLAFHAQTTDKVLVFTTGGKFYTIGADRLPGGRGHGEPIRIIVDMDNDQDIVTAFVHDPKRKLLLASYDANGFIVPEEEVVANTRKGKQVMNVKAPDEAKRCIPVSGDHLAIVGENRKMLVFALSEIPEMGRGKGVRLQKYKDGGLLDLKPFTLETGLSWQDSADRTFTRSREELAEWIGARASAGRMVPKGFPRTGKFG
- a CDS encoding AI-2E family transporter — its product is MKESKIQKPERHQRLFGLSTPLSSAVIPPISAARWLLVLIVAAGVYFFHGFLFPVLAALVIAFASWPLYQRLLAGVGGNRTIAATLAILFILAFLVIPIALAGTYAINEVREWVGWAIETNRHGAVTPHWIATMPVIGDWLNEQWTTNFGHPGGIGELIQLISGANIGSIYRGALAAGGSAFGLLLTLLFMMIALFFAYRDGEHFAGQVDRLGERILPTRWERISRVVPATISSTVTGMTVIAIGEGLVLGIAYWLAGVPSPVTLGALTGVMALIPGGAPLSFTLVSIYLAASGSPMTGLALFLWGAVELFIVDKTLRPKLVGGPIKLPFLPTFFGLIGGVKTMGFLGLFIGPVLMALLVAIWREWLREVELVDETAAGSAVEIEAGPQIEILPEPSSTKKASA
- a CDS encoding DMT family transporter; translated protein: MSSHLDHQKGLLITALGGLTLTVDIPLIRLADGGAWTIMLLRTGTTFVAGMVIWSVWRALSRNAPPLVPGWSGLIVAICYGLTGITFVTAVYHTSTADLVFILAFNTVFAGLLSWLFLRERPQLVTIIAMSIMILGVLVIVGGSVGTGKLFGDLMALCSAFFIAVAITISRASGKDMGFTSLVGVLLPMALAAFMVSGEGFHVNAPWWIIFNGAVIMPISFFCLAAGPKYISGPEVAMFYLLETVLAPVWVWMIFAEAPTRNSLIGGAILIVTLVAHSLWQLHDGRKRRPELAVHHPV
- the aspS gene encoding aspartate--tRNA ligase, giving the protein MHRYRSHTCAQLRKSDVGSSVRLSGWVHRVRDHGGLLFIDLRDNYGLTQIVADPDSPAFKVAETVRGEWVIRVDGEVKARLPETTNANLPTGEIEIFAREIEVLSAAKELPLPVFGEPDYPEDIRLKYRFLDLRRETLHKNIIARTKIIAEMRRRMGEVGFTEFSTPILTASSPEGARDFLVPSRIHPGTFYALPQAPQQYKQLIMVSGFDRYFQIAPCFRDEDPRADRLPGEFYQLDLEMSFVEQDDVLSTMEPVMRGVFEAFANGKPVTQKFQRIPYDVAMRKYGSDKPDLRNPIEMQPVSDHFRDSGFKVFANILANDPKAEVWGIPAKTGGSRAFCDRMNSWAQGEGQPGLGYIFWRKEGDKLEGAGPLAKNIGEERTEAIRQQLGLADGDAAFFVAGDPKKFVSFAGAARTRAGEELNLIDRERFELCWIVDFPFFEWNEEEKKIDFAHNPFSMPQGGIDALNGEDLLGIKAFQYDMVCNGFEIASGGIRNHLPETMVKAFETVGLDRATVEERFGGLYRAFQYGAPPHGGMAAGVDRVVMLLVGAKNLREITMFPMNQQAYDLLMNAPSEASPQQLRELALRVAPTKKDA
- a CDS encoding arginyltransferase — encoded protein: MTQHPTQSPQFFLTAPSPCPYLDGQFERKVFTHLVGDKASEMNDLLTQGGFRRSQNIAYRPACETCRACVSVRILAQEFTASRNMKRVLQHNSDLVGAMHNAEPSTEQYSLFRGYLDARHRRGGMSDMTVLDYAMMVEDTHVDTKVIEYRRRGPDTFITGKGQGELIAVALTDKMADGLSMVYSYFNPEFEERSLGTFMILDHIARARAMGLPHVYLGYWVNGSRKMNYKMRFMPQEHLGPKGWERYTNEAVSR